The DNA region GTTTGCATAATCTTCAATATCTCGTGTAGGCTGTGCACCCTATCAGCAACCTTCTAGATCTAAAGAGAAGGCTAGGAATTGGCCGTCGTTGTTTTGGATATTTACATCCTGCAATTCCTGGTCAGCATTTCTTCTAGAACATTGGTTACTAAAGATAATTGTATACTTGGCTATATTGAATCCATCACTATTTGGCTTCTCTTCAATTTGGCTTCTCTTCACCTTAACCAGTTAGTGACAATAGGAGATATAACAATTATTGCTATTTGCTAACAAGGTGATTCTACATGAACAATACATGTGTTTCATTATTCTGATGACGAGTAAATTGAAAAACTAATATTTGCTGTTTTTGTTTTCTATAGGAAACAATTTTTACATGATTGCTTTGATGGTTTGTGACTTAATGAATTTCAGTGATTTGTGTGCTCTGGGTTTATGTTTTCTGCTCAGGTGAACCTCTAATTTTCATTGAAGTTGCACTGCTGAAGAATATTGCCCATTCTATTCAGGTAAATATTGTCTGGACCTAGCTAACTGCTCTTCAGTACTTGTGTAACCAAAAAATTTGTGTACCGCAGGACGTTCTGGAGGATAGTCCTCCTATACCTGAAAGTGAGGCCACCTGTGCACTATTCTACTCTATATCATCAACTCAggtgcttatattaaaaatagtgaaATATATGAGTAGTATTTATATTATGTTGAAGCTCAGTAGGATTTTTCCAGTGAAAGTGAGCTCTACTCTTGGGTATTTTGTCCAACTATTTATTTAATTCCCCATTTTGGTCCTTTGacttgttttatttatgtttgaaaatTATAGCTGGCTACTTGTCTGTCTATACTGCTGTTAGTTTTCTTCCCCTGTAACAGTGGAAACGAAAAGACGAAAAAATTAATGCGAAAATGAAAACTGATAGAAAAATGATTTTTCTACTAAACTTCTAAGAAATCTGTTCTTAGCAACTTATGTCATCGGAACTAGACCTTCAAAAAACTCCCTAAAGAAAATAGTTGGACATAATTTTATTCCTTATTGGCATAGTTATGAATTTGCAGCCTGGCTTAGCAGGGATCAATCTAGGGAAGTTTCTTATCAAACGTGTTATAACGCTGGTGAAAAGAGAGATGCCACATATATCTGTAAGTATTTTACAAATATTGCAGATTAGTACAATTTCTGGTAAAATTATTTAAATCTTAGCCATTAAACTTTCTACCTTCTCTCAATGCTGCAGAATTCTGGACTCTTTTTTTCTTACTTTGTGTTACAATATGCAATTGCCAATAGTTGTTGTGCACATTTATGTTGTGAAAATTCTTTGGAAAAACCATTTCTTCTAGGATACTGCAATATCTTaccatattaatataatattgtcATAACTTCCCACATCTAAGATTGCTGACCAATATTTTCTTGTAGACCTTTGCAACTCTCAGTCCCATCCCAGGATTCATGCAGTGGCTCTTGTCCAAATTGGCATGTCAAAAAAGGCTCGCTGAAGGAGACATGTCACAAACTCTTACTGAGGGATCCAATTTGACTTTCTATGAGAAGATACTTAAGCCAGAGGAGGAAGAAGCACTTATGAGTTTACCGAAGTAAGCTACATGCCGTTCTCATGTGGTTCTAAAGCTTACactatttgaaaatttgaattgtgCTATTTTTAGATGTTATTTGGCATCTCACCGGTTGTTTGGAAGTCTTGCATTAGCATAAAGAAAATTGTTCTGATAACTGCACTACATTTGTTCTGtgttattcttgctttctttgtttctcctcttttGACGGAATAATGGTAAGCAGACAATAGGTTcctatattttgaaatcaaataagaATCTCAcatgattttatataatgaaaGATGTCATATTCCAACTCAATTAATTGATAATCATATTTGATCCTTTTCTCCATGTGTTGTGCTTGTAAATAGTCATGTCCATGCCATGGCTATTAGTGATACCAATTTCTGATTGTTACACACACTTTAGTAAGTGGTAACTTCTACTGGCTCCTCTCATCTATCTTTAGTGTGACTAACAGCATTATGAGTTTCAGGGATCTTGCAATGGGACAAACTGGTATGGAAATCATGTTCAACTTGCTTACTTCTACATCCTATAAGTGGATCCATTCGTCAGAACTTGTGTCAGTGTTAAAGTCCCCTTTGATGCGTTTATGTGCGAGGTATTGCAAGCAATATCGGAAATAAACAAGAGAATATTAAAGTTGCACTGAGCTAGACAGCTATGCATATATTTCATAATTTATGTTAAGCTGaactttttattctttttgtatTATAGATACATTCTGCAAGAGAAGAAAAGAGGGAAGGCTTTGGACTCTGTAGCAAATTTTCACTTGCAAAATGGAGCGGTATGTCTTGCAAGTGTAATATACAGTCAATAAACTTCTCTGTTATTGGTAATGGCATCCACTTTGAAACCGATAGTTTCTGTGCAATGTTTGATGCTTTGCAATATGTTCAGACGTCTTGACTGGATTTCTTTTCATTAGAAACATTCTGAGTTATTTTCCTAGCATTTGTTTCTCTCTATAATTTGTATGCCGAAACTGGGAGATTTCATCTAGCAATTTTTTGTCCCATACCACAAGTAACTTAATCTTCTTAATATATTATAGATGGTTGAAAGAATAAACTGGATGGCAGACCGATCTGAAAACGGCCTTTCCCAAAGTGCGGGCATCATGGTCAACTATGTTTATAGGTACTGTCTCTTGTAAACGCTGGAGCtagtttttctgtttttgttcttaTCCCAAGTGTACAAACCATTATATCTTTTCGCTATCAGGTAGTTGTTGGGTCTTGATAAATGTTTAGAAAATCTTGTTTGCTTAGCTGACAAATTTCCTGAAGTTCACCTTGGTTATTTTGGTGGAGTTGGGAAGAATCTTATCATTAGAAGGTGTAACAACTGTAATTGTCATTTCATGCTATTGTGGGACACTAATGTTATTAATCTCTTTAAAAGGATGGATTTGATAAgatgaattcaatttaattttcaattcacATTATCAAATTTGAAGTATATGCTGATAATGCCTAATTGCAGATTGGGGCACATAGAAGAGTACGCTCATTCGTATTTCAGCAATGGGGAAATTCATGCCTCAAGTGATCTCCATCACTATGTTGAGGTAATGCCTTCTGCTGATCTGCTTAATCTCCATTCATGTTTGATGTGAGATATACATTTTTCAcaagaataaatgaccatttgtaaccataaaagatgaaaacactgacatatgtacccacactaaatcgaaactaaacttgtacccacGCAAAATGCCTTctgtgtgacaaaagtaccctaCGTGACACTCCAACCTTCCAAAGACAGGGTACTTTTGTCACATGGAGGACATCTTGCgtgggtacaagtttagtttcgatttAGTGTGGGTatatatgtcagcgttttcatctttcatgagtacaaatggtcatttattcttttTCACAAATATCTTGTGCTTTTCTGGTACGGAAAGCAGAAACAAATGCATTTACTGCTATTATATACTTTAACCTTTTTGCTGTTATATACATCAGCAGAGTGACAAGAAACAATGAAATCTGCTTCCTCGGATTAAACTAGGAACGAATGCATTTAAATCTAGAAATGAGGAAGCCTGTATCCTCACATGATGATTTATGTAAAGATAATTAAAGGTACGCCATTGTACATCTAATACAATACTGCGGTAGGAAACTACTTGCAAAATTTTGATACATTTCTTTGTTCATACTGCCATAGATAATGACGGGGCAACTCTACATTGCAGAAGGCTATGATAAATGGTTCATGCTTGTCATAGCAAACGGCAAGCTATATAGttctcttcacaaagaaaaaacTCAAGCCATGTAGTAAACTATATGATGTATGTTCATATCAATATAACACTATACTGACAGCACGCACCATCTCGAGTGAACAGTGTGCTGCTGTTACCAATTTGGTGGTTTCAGATCATTAATGTAAAGTGTAACATAGGAAAATTGGTTAGATTCGAACTGGTCGAAGGGTTCAGCAGAATCTTGGTCACAGAAggcattttttttttgtcttggcTCTTCAAAAATGAAAAAGTTGATAAAGCAAAAGAGTATTAGGCTAAGgttaataatatattttgttaGATTATCAATTAACACTATATGATCTAACTCGACATTAATTCATAATTTTGCTATTTCTCACGTATACAATTCATTTGAGAACCATGGATATAAGTTTTTTCTATTACACACACAGTTTATTTATGTTAACAATGTTCTGTCTCTTATTCCATAAGAGGCAATGAAGCTTGTACATTGTTGTTGGGACTATTCACTTCTCGGTTT from Arachis hypogaea cultivar Tifrunner chromosome 10, arahy.Tifrunner.gnm2.J5K5, whole genome shotgun sequence includes:
- the LOC112714435 gene encoding uncharacterized protein isoform X4 — protein: MMRLITSQSFSHENRRKLLLLLAREYDLNRSQVRELIKQYLALELPADKAQVSEEEGLFASFYRIERNLRHALKPVYEVLFERLNTHPGGLRFLSILRADILCILTEENIASLRALDSYLHEKLSTWLSPATLELHQITWDDPASLLEKIVAYEAVHPISNLLDLKRRLGIGRRCFGYLHPAIPGEPLIFIEVALLKNIAHSIQDVLEDSPPIPESEATCALFYSISSTQPGLAGINLGKFLIKRVITLVKREMPHISTFATLSPIPGFMQWLLSKLACQKRLAEGDMSQTLTEGSNLTFYEKILKPEEEEALMSLPKDLAMGQTGMEIMFNLLTSTSYKWIHSSELVSVLKSPLMRLCARYILQEKKRGKALDSVANFHLQNGAMVERINWMADRSENGLSQSAGIMVNYVYRLGHIEEYAHSYFSNGEIHASSDLHHYVEQSDKKQ
- the LOC112714435 gene encoding uncharacterized protein isoform X1 — encoded protein: MSKKALSILMRARMRPNSNSNHSVSPFSLTNAVKQMQRHRNSREGQSAGGASREENSASNGSGSSEREFMHVRASMDSAVSMNKTEFLDDALNNFSEGYFSFSHENRRKLLLLLAREYDLNRSQVRELIKQYLALELPADKAQVSEEEGLFASFYRIERNLRHALKPVYEVLFERLNTHPGGLRFLSILRADILCILTEENIASLRALDSYLHEKLSTWLSPATLELHQITWDDPASLLEKIVAYEAVHPISNLLDLKRRLGIGRRCFGYLHPAIPGEPLIFIEVALLKNIAHSIQDVLEDSPPIPESEATCALFYSISSTQPGLAGINLGKFLIKRVITLVKREMPHISTFATLSPIPGFMQWLLSKLACQKRLAEGDMSQTLTEGSNLTFYEKILKPEEEEALMSLPKDLAMGQTGMEIMFNLLTSTSYKWIHSSELVSVLKSPLMRLCARYILQEKKRGKALDSVANFHLQNGAMVERINWMADRSENGLSQSAGIMVNYVYRLGHIEEYAHSYFSNGEIHASSDLHHYVEQSDKKQ
- the LOC112714435 gene encoding uncharacterized protein isoform X2; translation: MSKKALSILMRARMRPNSNSNHSVSPFSLTNAVKQMQRHRNSREGQSAGGASREENSASNGSGSSEREFMHVRASMDSAVSMNKTEFLDDALNNFSEGYFSFSHENRRKLLLLLAREYDLNRSQVRELIKQYLALELPADKAQVSEEEGLFASFYRIERNLRHALKPVYEVLFERLNTHPGGLRFLSILRADILCILTEENIASLRALDSYLHEKLSTWLSPATLELHQITWDDPASLLEKIVAYEAVHPISNLLDLKRRLGIGRRCFGYLHPAIPGEPLIFIEVALLKNIAHSIQDVLEDSPPIPESEATCALFYSISSTQPGLAGINLGKFLIKRVITLVKREMPHISTFATLSPIPGFMQWLLSKLACQKRLAEGDMSQTLTEGSNLTFYEKILKPEEEEALMSLPKDLAMGQTGMEIMFNLLTSTSYKWIHSSELVSVLKSPLMRLCARYILQEKKRGKALDSVANFHLQNGAMVERINWMADRSENGLSQSAGIMVNYVYRLGHIEEYAHSYFSNGEIHASSDLHHYVESDKKQ